One window from the genome of Calditrichota bacterium encodes:
- a CDS encoding energy transducer TonB, whose translation MLRKDPKADLRLQYRKVFQLSMVLALVLLIGMFQASKRYEIKTEKVESIDFKMQVDEIPPTEQMDRPPATSRPAVPIESESEDIPEDETISTTELDLSELPPPPPPPEQVDESAQIFVAWDEPPEPIGGFQAIQQALKYPEIARKAGVEGKVYVIAVISDKGEVIKAWAQNSLGNNGCDEAAIAAVKAVKWKPAKQRDKPVTVQIGIPVIFKLK comes from the coding sequence ATGTTGAGGAAAGACCCAAAGGCAGACCTCAGGCTGCAGTACCGGAAGGTCTTCCAGCTTTCCATGGTGCTGGCCTTGGTCTTGCTCATCGGGATGTTCCAGGCCTCCAAACGGTACGAGATCAAGACCGAGAAGGTGGAGAGCATCGACTTTAAGATGCAGGTCGATGAGATCCCGCCCACGGAGCAGATGGATCGCCCACCTGCCACGAGCCGCCCGGCCGTCCCCATTGAGAGCGAGAGCGAGGACATCCCTGAGGACGAGACCATTTCCACCACGGAATTGGACCTCTCGGAGCTGCCCCCGCCACCTCCGCCCCCGGAGCAAGTAGACGAGTCCGCGCAGATCTTCGTGGCCTGGGACGAGCCACCCGAGCCGATCGGTGGCTTCCAGGCCATCCAGCAGGCGCTAAAGTACCCGGAGATCGCGCGCAAGGCCGGGGTGGAAGGCAAGGTCTACGTCATCGCCGTCATTAGTGACAAGGGCGAGGTGATCAAGGCCTGGGCGCAGAACTCGTTGGGCAACAACGGGTGCGATGAGGCAGCCATTGCGGCGGTCAAGGCGGTGAAATGGAAACCGGCCAAGCAGCGCGACAAACCGGTTACCGTGCAGATCGGCATCCCTGTGATCTTC
- a CDS encoding biopolymer transporter ExbD, translated as MKFRKKEKASAAIPTASLPDIIFMLLLFFLVATVFKQYRGLPVVLPRAKQIEKLPGKRDVAYVWVDRFQRISVDDKLVDVRDISGIMYKKRTDPLHPLKVVSLRVDKDAQMGVVIDIQEELRKADALNVNYSAKPAGE; from the coding sequence TTGAAGTTCCGGAAGAAAGAGAAGGCTTCCGCCGCTATCCCGACGGCCTCGCTGCCGGATATCATCTTCATGCTCTTGCTTTTCTTTCTGGTGGCGACCGTCTTTAAGCAATATCGCGGTCTGCCGGTGGTGCTGCCACGGGCAAAACAGATTGAGAAACTCCCCGGCAAGCGCGATGTGGCTTACGTATGGGTGGATCGGTTCCAGCGCATTTCGGTCGATGACAAACTGGTGGACGTGCGCGACATCTCCGGCATCATGTACAAGAAGCGCACCGACCCCCTACACCCCCTGAAGGTGGTGTCCCTGCGCGTGGACAAGGATGCGCAGATGGGGGTGGTCATCGACATTCAGGAGGAGTTGCGCAAGGCCGACGCCCTGAATGTTAACTATTCGGCAAAACCTGCCGGAGAGTGA
- a CDS encoding biopolymer transporter ExbD — protein sequence MMLVERRKERKLEIPQASLSDIVFLLLTFFLLTTTIDVDKGIGLALPPKGETKEVRKENIANLLINASGQVMLDKQPIEVKMIREAIKTRLAERPQLIVSVKTDRRTPYEVFIAVLDQVKQAKAPRISIAEPES from the coding sequence ATAATGTTAGTGGAGCGCAGAAAAGAGCGCAAGCTCGAAATCCCGCAGGCCTCCCTGTCGGACATTGTCTTCCTCTTGCTCACGTTCTTCTTGTTGACCACCACCATTGACGTGGACAAGGGAATCGGCCTTGCGCTTCCGCCCAAGGGTGAGACCAAGGAGGTGCGGAAGGAAAACATCGCCAACCTGCTGATTAACGCGAGCGGGCAGGTGATGTTGGACAAGCAGCCGATCGAAGTGAAGATGATTCGGGAGGCTATAAAGACCAGGTTGGCCGAGCGCCCGCAGCTCATCGTCTCCGTCAAGACCGACAGGCGCACCCCTTACGAGGTGTTCATTGCGGTTCTGGATCAGGTGAAGCAGGCCAAGGCGCCACGCATCTCCATCGCCGAGCCCGAGTCTTAA
- a CDS encoding MotA/TolQ/ExbB proton channel family protein — MVELYLRGGAFMWPILALLILGLAISFERLWTLSRASVKTKKFLGQIRDALKTGGVKQALELCEKTRGPVAAIFHAGLLRADRGIDQVEKAIVNAGSIEMAFLERGLVWLATVVSVAPMLGFLGTVWGMVTAFDAIAKANDISPTIVADGISQALLTTVFGLIVAIIMQAAHNYFVSRIDRLVIDMEESSVDFIDTLVEMEKTK, encoded by the coding sequence ATGGTCGAACTGTATCTTCGTGGCGGCGCGTTCATGTGGCCGATTCTGGCGCTGCTCATCCTCGGCCTGGCAATCAGCTTTGAGCGTCTGTGGACCCTGTCAAGGGCCTCGGTCAAGACGAAGAAGTTCCTGGGCCAGATTCGTGACGCGCTCAAGACAGGTGGCGTCAAGCAGGCGCTGGAACTGTGCGAGAAGACGCGTGGTCCGGTGGCGGCAATCTTCCACGCCGGTTTGCTGCGCGCCGACCGTGGCATTGACCAGGTCGAGAAGGCTATTGTCAATGCTGGGTCTATCGAGATGGCATTCTTGGAAAGAGGCCTGGTCTGGTTGGCCACGGTAGTGAGTGTGGCACCCATGCTTGGCTTCTTGGGTACCGTATGGGGCATGGTGACCGCGTTTGACGCCATTGCTAAGGCTAACGACATTTCCCCCACCATCGTTGCCGACGGTATTTCACAAGCGTTGCTCACCACCGTGTTCGGGTTGATCGTGGCGATCATCATGCAGGCGGCCCACAACTACTTCGTGTCACGCATCGACCGCTTGGTCATTGACATGGAGGAGAGCTCGGTCGACTTTATCGACACGCTGGTGGAGATGGAGAAGACCAAGTAG
- a CDS encoding S41 family peptidase, whose product MLFLSAAFALRLESRAAATVAAAQDHVRRFVEVFNTVRRYYVEELDAGRLVDAAIRGMLSELDPHTTYIPASKVAESEQRHNGYYEGTGIEFLVLNKVPVVVAPQSGSPAERAGIRPGDRILRIDEQSTLGMDAGEIEERLRGRTGSTVTLSLRRPGTSELLKVQLQRERIPLASVACAFMVEAHTGYVRLASFSRTASHELDRALAELRQQGMRQLLLDLRSNAGGFLEQAYEVADRFIPGGRTIVYTRGRGAHASDQLCSSDPTPYADLPLVVLVDGGSASAAEVVAGALQDWDRALIVGEPTFGKALVQSEVRLSDGGALRITIARYYTPSGRLIQRSLEDLELGNGNAPPKQTTPVRPQFRTMGGRTVYGGGGIVPDVEVAAPALSALTVQLMADGLFFEYGAEYAARHRNLARNFTAFKQRFVVDEGMLLEFRRLLLRRRVGVDEHVAQAERELWRQVIKSEIARQLWGTERFYEVAVAQDAQVKAALAHFPEAQRLVQAGVRSRASRAQSGE is encoded by the coding sequence GTGCTATTCCTCTCTGCGGCCTTTGCTCTTCGCCTTGAGAGCAGGGCGGCAGCCACGGTCGCTGCTGCCCAGGACCACGTGCGGCGCTTCGTGGAGGTCTTTAACACTGTGCGCCGCTACTACGTGGAGGAGCTGGACGCCGGTCGACTGGTGGACGCAGCAATTCGCGGCATGCTCAGCGAGCTCGATCCGCACACCACGTACATACCGGCGAGCAAAGTGGCGGAAAGTGAACAGCGGCACAACGGCTACTATGAGGGCACGGGGATCGAGTTCCTCGTGCTGAACAAGGTGCCGGTGGTCGTGGCCCCGCAGAGCGGTAGCCCAGCCGAGCGGGCGGGCATTCGGCCTGGCGATCGCATCTTGCGCATTGATGAGCAGTCCACTTTGGGCATGGACGCCGGGGAAATCGAAGAGCGTCTGCGCGGCAGGACAGGCAGCACCGTGACCCTAAGCCTGCGGAGGCCTGGCACGAGCGAACTGCTCAAGGTGCAGCTGCAGCGGGAGCGCATCCCTTTGGCCAGTGTGGCCTGTGCCTTCATGGTGGAGGCGCACACCGGCTACGTGCGGCTGGCCTCTTTCTCCCGCACCGCCAGCCACGAGTTGGACCGCGCGCTGGCCGAATTGCGGCAGCAGGGGATGAGGCAACTCCTCCTCGACCTGCGCTCCAATGCCGGTGGCTTCCTGGAACAGGCCTATGAGGTGGCCGACCGCTTCATTCCTGGCGGGAGGACGATCGTCTACACCCGGGGACGTGGAGCCCACGCCAGTGACCAGCTCTGCTCGTCAGACCCTACGCCCTACGCCGACCTTCCCCTCGTGGTGCTGGTGGACGGCGGCTCTGCCAGTGCCGCGGAAGTGGTGGCCGGCGCTCTTCAGGACTGGGATCGGGCCCTCATCGTCGGAGAGCCGACTTTTGGCAAGGCCCTCGTACAGAGTGAGGTACGGCTGAGCGACGGTGGCGCCCTGCGCATCACCATAGCCCGCTACTACACCCCAAGTGGGCGATTGATTCAACGTTCACTTGAGGACTTGGAACTGGGGAACGGCAACGCACCCCCTAAGCAGACTACACCCGTGCGCCCCCAGTTTCGCACCATGGGTGGCCGGACCGTCTACGGGGGCGGCGGCATCGTGCCGGACGTCGAGGTGGCCGCCCCTGCTCTGAGTGCGCTCACCGTGCAGTTAATGGCCGATGGGCTCTTCTTCGAATATGGGGCCGAATACGCTGCCCGACACCGCAACCTTGCACGGAACTTCACTGCCTTCAAACAGCGCTTTGTGGTGGACGAAGGGATGCTCCTCGAGTTCCGCCGGCTGTTGCTGCGCCGGAGGGTAGGCGTCGACGAGCATGTGGCACAGGCAGAGCGAGAACTATGGCGGCAGGTTATCAAGAGCGAAATTGCCCGACAACTGTGGGGTACCGAGCGGTTCTACGAGGTAGCAGTCGCCCAGGACGCCCAGGTGAAAGCGGCGCTGGCGCACTTTCCGGAGGCGCAGCGCTTGGTGCAGGCGGGCGTACGAAGCCGCGCGTCGCGTGCACAGAGCGGGGAGTAG
- a CDS encoding DUF1926 domain-containing protein, whose amino-acid sequence MRKINVALGVHSHQPVGNFDFVFQEGFDRAYRPFLEALHRHPRIKVALHYTGILLEWIATRYPEFVALLREMVARGQVEMMTGGYYEPIMITIPDEDKLGQIEKLTSYVARLTGYQATGMWLAERIWEPHLPTPLSRAGIRYTVVDDSHFKYAGLREEELLGYFLTENEGDTLAVFPISERLRYTIPFQEPEVTIDYLRSLATEDGNRLIVFADDGEKFGIWPGTHKHCYADRWLERFLISLEENSDWITIVHFSEALEQLPPAGRVYLPTASYREMMEWALPARAIHEYEDFEQKLAQAQLLERYKVFVRGGFWRNFLAKYPEANHMHKRMLRVSRRVSRLAQGHRSKLISQARDHLWAGQCNCPYWHGVFGGLYLNNLRAAIYKELISAEVLLDRVEHAGRAKKWVTVQVTDFDADGHNEVIAETDRFNLYLAPAKGGVLTEWDYKPKALNLLDTIARREEGYHRKLALASSGAQDSPGQKSVASIHDLVLVKEQGLERRLHYDWYEHKSLVDHFLGPDTTLEQLASARYDEHGDFVGGQYELAVAKERGATEIVLRRNGQVKVGTVVRALELTKRVVVSAGSDEVLASYELRNPEREDIELLFGVEFNVALQAGQAPDRYFTFDGRKPAQAHLASTGEEERVQEVALTDEWRQLRVSLGFDLPARVWRFPIETISQSEGGFERVYQSSAIVPLWRVLLPAGESWRVQVRMKCEVLGG is encoded by the coding sequence GTGAGGAAAATCAACGTCGCACTTGGCGTCCACAGCCATCAGCCTGTGGGCAACTTTGACTTTGTCTTCCAAGAGGGTTTTGACAGGGCATATCGTCCTTTCCTGGAGGCCCTGCATCGCCACCCTCGCATCAAAGTCGCTCTCCACTACACGGGGATTCTCTTGGAGTGGATCGCGACGCGCTATCCGGAGTTTGTGGCGCTGCTGCGCGAGATGGTGGCCCGCGGCCAGGTGGAAATGATGACGGGCGGCTACTACGAGCCGATCATGATCACCATCCCTGATGAAGACAAGCTGGGTCAGATCGAAAAGCTGACCAGCTACGTCGCCAGGCTGACTGGCTACCAGGCCACTGGCATGTGGCTGGCCGAACGCATCTGGGAACCACACCTGCCAACACCCCTCAGCAGAGCCGGGATTCGCTACACGGTGGTGGACGACTCGCACTTCAAGTACGCCGGCCTGCGCGAAGAGGAACTCCTGGGATACTTCCTCACGGAGAACGAGGGGGATACTCTCGCCGTGTTTCCCATTAGTGAGCGGTTGCGCTACACCATCCCGTTCCAGGAACCGGAAGTGACCATTGACTACCTCCGTTCCCTGGCTACCGAGGACGGCAATCGACTCATCGTCTTTGCCGACGATGGCGAGAAGTTTGGCATCTGGCCAGGCACGCATAAGCACTGCTACGCCGACCGGTGGCTGGAGCGTTTCCTCATTTCCCTCGAGGAAAACAGCGATTGGATCACCATCGTTCACTTCTCCGAGGCCTTGGAGCAGCTCCCCCCGGCGGGGCGGGTCTACCTTCCCACCGCCTCCTACCGCGAGATGATGGAATGGGCGCTCCCGGCGCGGGCCATCCACGAGTACGAGGATTTTGAGCAGAAGCTCGCCCAGGCGCAGCTCCTGGAGCGCTACAAGGTGTTCGTGCGCGGAGGTTTCTGGCGGAATTTCTTGGCCAAGTACCCTGAAGCCAACCACATGCACAAGCGCATGTTGCGCGTCAGCAGGAGAGTCTCACGGCTGGCACAGGGGCACCGCAGCAAGCTCATCTCCCAGGCCCGCGACCACCTTTGGGCAGGGCAGTGCAATTGTCCCTACTGGCACGGCGTGTTCGGAGGGCTGTACCTGAATAACTTACGAGCAGCCATCTACAAAGAGCTCATCTCCGCGGAGGTGCTCCTCGACCGTGTGGAGCATGCCGGCCGCGCCAAGAAATGGGTGACGGTGCAGGTCACCGACTTTGACGCGGACGGCCACAACGAGGTCATCGCAGAGACCGACCGCTTTAACCTTTACCTCGCGCCGGCAAAGGGGGGCGTGTTGACCGAGTGGGACTACAAACCAAAGGCGCTCAATCTCCTGGACACTATCGCCCGCCGGGAGGAGGGGTACCATCGCAAGCTCGCCCTTGCCAGTAGCGGCGCGCAGGATTCGCCAGGGCAGAAGAGCGTGGCCAGCATTCACGACCTCGTTCTCGTGAAGGAGCAAGGCCTTGAGCGCCGCCTCCACTACGACTGGTATGAGCACAAGTCCCTCGTCGACCACTTTCTGGGGCCGGACACGACGCTTGAGCAACTGGCCTCTGCACGCTACGACGAGCACGGGGACTTTGTGGGCGGCCAGTATGAGCTCGCCGTGGCTAAAGAGCGCGGCGCAACTGAGATCGTTTTACGCAGAAATGGCCAGGTAAAAGTAGGAACTGTTGTGCGTGCTCTCGAGCTCACCAAGCGGGTGGTGGTCAGCGCGGGCAGCGACGAAGTGCTGGCCAGCTATGAGTTGCGCAATCCCGAACGGGAGGATATTGAGCTGCTCTTTGGTGTCGAGTTCAACGTAGCCCTGCAGGCGGGCCAGGCGCCGGACCGCTACTTCACCTTTGACGGGCGTAAGCCCGCCCAAGCCCACCTGGCGAGCACCGGTGAAGAGGAACGAGTGCAGGAGGTAGCGCTCACCGACGAGTGGCGGCAACTTCGCGTCAGCCTCGGCTTCGATCTGCCAGCGAGGGTCTGGCGGTTTCCCATCGAGACGATCTCACAGTCGGAAGGTGGGTTTGAGCGCGTCTACCAAAGTTCAGCTATCGTGCCCTTGTGGCGCGTGCTGCTACCGGCTGGCGAAAGCTGGCGGGTACAAGTCCGCATGAAGTGTGAGGTGCTTGGCGGTTGA